The candidate division WOR-3 bacterium nucleotide sequence TAATGGTCGCGGACGATTATAAATAAAATCGACAATTCCTTCAGTATTATCTTGTTTATGGATAAACCACGGTCCGTAATCACGAATCCAAATTGAATTATTGCTATAAGTTATAAAATTGACGCTATCGAGTGGAATACCACCAGCAGTCAGATAATTAGTAATATTATTTTGTTCAGAAGTATTGCGCACAATTATATATGCCTTAGTGGTTTGGACTGTATAGCGCACGATTTCTCGGAATATCGCATCATAAGTGCCATAACGCCAAGTCACTAAAACACCTCTTACTCTCTCAAATTCTGCCGGAGTTTCAACCCAACCTTCAGGCGGTAAAGTAATTTTGTGACCTGCTCCTATTTGACTCCACCGCAATTGCTCTTCAGGTGTAAGCCATTTAGGCAAAAAAGTATTATCTAAAGAATTAAATAATAAACTTAAACACAAAATAATCGTCATAATATCTCCTTGTTAAATTAAAATTTCTTGTAAAATTATATTATGGATGTGTTATAAGTCAATTGCACAAAATCTAAATTTTATTCTAAGGGATAGTATCTACTTATTGGTTAGAACTATCTTTTTAGTAAAACCACTCTGGTCAACTTCAAGATTACAGAAATAGATACCATCTGGTATTTTAAGATTATTATTATCAGTTCCATCCCAAATATAATTGTAATTGCCAGAACATAAACTTGTATTTACAAGGGTTTTTACAACACGACCTGAGGCGTCAAATATTCTTAGTAGAACTTTATGGCCTGCCTGATTACCACCGAGATTGAACGAGATAATGACATTACGGTTATAATTGGGACTGGGGTATGGTGGATTAAGCTTAGTTATTAGTTTTGAGTTGAAATTATCTTCATTAGATGAAGTTGAAACTAACCAGATTAGGCGAGTGCTCCGGTCATTATTGGGATTTTGGTCTCCCACCAGCATGCAACGAATTTTCACAGTACAAAGTTCAGTTGTTACTGGTGACCAACTGTTAAAGTTAATGCGCATTGTATCACCAGCATAAAGCACTGAGACATATTTGCTATCAGTATGTCTTAAAACACCTTGATGATTAATAATTGAGCAGATAACATTAAAATTAGACACGAGATATGAGCCATAATTTTTAATTCGGACCTTGGGCACAACTGGTTGAAAAACCGGGTGGATACTGTCTGGACTTAAAATAGCATCAACTCCGACATCCTGTGTAAGAATAACATTAATATAACCAAATGCCGTATCATTGCTTCGCCATTCGTCCGAACTAAGGGCAGTGAATGCATAAACATCATAATTACCAGTAACCGCAGTCCATATCGGAAATTCAACAATTGTGCTGTCGCCGGATGCTAAAATAATTGACGGCATTGTATGTTCATAAACATTGCCGATCTTAAAGGTCACGGGAAAAGTATCTGTGCGCGTGCCGAAATTCATAACTTTAACTTTAGGGATTACATTAGTTCCATTGATAATTGTTCCGATAGGTTGGACTATGGAAAGAATTCCCACATCGTGTTCAATCGTTGGTAATCGGATTGACACATTCTTTTCATAAGGAACACAGTCTGGGCCGGTAATTATTATTGACATTGTTCCGATTGAATGCGGATAAATTGAGAAACTTGCCATTCCAGCATTATTTGTGGTTTGTGATTGGTATATTGTCGTGTCATCTTTCATCAAACAAACATTTGCGCCAAATACGGGAACGCCTTCTTTTCTCACTGTAACAGTA carries:
- a CDS encoding C25 family cysteine peptidase, yielding MIKNIKLLILIFIFNISFAIQGAKYLIISPDNFVSALQPLAEWKTKKGIKTAIVPLSVTGNSAYQIKNYIVNAYNNWQLKPEYVLLVGSPNLIPSVNYSGGFYSDDYYGDITGDYRVELCVGRLPCSNLTQCQTNVAKILGYERTPYIADSLWFRKGTGIVREDGTTHPDTIYWNNVRYVCAFWNDYRYVQVDTFSRLRGNNANNVVNAITNGRSYVVYRGEATANWYNPFQVNPNNTNNGWKLPVVVSGTCATITLSPMSPTGYLGDQFLNAGSSTTPKGAVAFFGTTEATTGSGLANLRGTVTKAFFKAIFEERNYYLGNVAKRAKFIVDSLQPPYYNSSRYWEWNLLGDPTMRIWTSTPKPITVQHETIIETRPQIYTVTVRKEGVPVFGANVCLMKDDTTIYQSQTTNNAGMASFSIYPHSIGTMSIIITGPDCVPYEKNVSIRLPTIEHDVGILSIVQPIGTIINGTNVIPKVKVMNFGTRTDTFPVTFKIGNVYEHTMPSIILASGDSTIVEFPIWTAVTGNYDVYAFTALSSDEWRSNDTAFGYINVILTQDVGVDAILSPDSIHPVFQPVVPKVRIKNYGSYLVSNFNVICSIINHQGVLRHTDSKYVSVLYAGDTMRINFNSWSPVTTELCTVKIRCMLVGDQNPNNDRSTRLIWLVSTSSNEDNFNSKLITKLNPPYPSPNYNRNVIISFNLGGNQAGHKVLLRIFDASGRVVKTLVNTSLCSGNYNYIWDGTDNNNLKIPDGIYFCNLEVDQSGFTKKIVLTNK